One genomic region from Gammaproteobacteria bacterium encodes:
- a CDS encoding GFA family protein: MTTHNIESTTDPRARGHCLCGAVQYEVHGPLRPVVACHCEMCRRTSGHYVAATACEAQHLRLTEDRGLRWYQSSAAARRGFCQECGSNLFWHPQKELHIAIMAGSLDQPTGLSLVAHIYASAAGDYYQICDTLARHDDGAHGIKPPYA; encoded by the coding sequence ATGACAACGCACAACATCGAATCAACAACGGATCCGCGTGCACGCGGCCATTGCTTATGCGGTGCCGTACAGTATGAAGTTCACGGACCGTTGCGTCCGGTCGTGGCCTGCCACTGCGAAATGTGTCGCCGCACCAGCGGCCATTATGTGGCAGCCACTGCCTGTGAGGCGCAGCACCTGCGTTTGACCGAAGACCGCGGTTTACGCTGGTATCAATCATCCGCCGCCGCGCGTCGCGGCTTCTGCCAGGAATGCGGATCTAATCTATTCTGGCATCCGCAGAAAGAGCTGCACATTGCCATCATGGCTGGCTCGCTCGATCAACCGACCGGACTTTCGCTGGTCGCGCATATTTATGCTTCTGCCGCCGGCGACTACTACCAGATCTGCGACACCCTGGCGCGACACGATGACGGCGCGCATGGCATTAAACCGCCCTACGCGTAA
- a CDS encoding hydantoinase/oxoprolinase family protein: MTSTNTTPSNKDLWLGLDTGGTYTDAVILNGSKQVIATAKSLTTKHDLSIGLAGAIKAVIEKLPAPLSSADISLVSVSTTLATNAVVENQRGPICAILIGYDEQMLSRAGLREALINSPTALIAGGHRASGEELAPLDIEAATAVVLKHAARVDAFAVSSLFSVRNPSHEVRLRQLIRDLTHKPVTCGHELTSRLDAPRRALTTALNAQLTPQIRHLIEAVQAVLAIERIHASLMVVKGDGSLMDAKVALECPVETILSGPAASVVGAKFLTGIEDFVVSDMGGTTTDIAIVRDGKPVLNDEGALVGGWNTMVQAVDVRTYGLGGDSEVGFNDQAQLTIGPRRVVPLSLLAKTTPAILDVLRAQALAEIPPLHPARFAFRQSARTDVHLSSKIEQKVWDALAPGPQPLAEIARSASALRALRSLVSQGLVAASGITPSDAMHVLGEQHSWDVEAARLGAALLIRERRGWLEQLSDTDVPEFCTEIREAVVRQTGRVVFEAVLAHDPCIRRATSGSWGRFGDTFIEDVVSGKMFSRLANVTFSLNASLIAIGAPVRSYYPQVAERLQAPLVIPEHAAVTNAIGAVAGVVMQSVEILVTQPKLELFRVHGPEGPQDFPDADAAIARAAEIAQVLARDAALRAGAVMPKVDTVVQKKVAKQTSGKDFLAEATVRSTATGRPLAADVVN; this comes from the coding sequence ATGACAAGTACTAACACGACCCCCAGTAACAAAGATCTTTGGTTGGGCTTGGATACTGGCGGGACTTACACCGACGCGGTCATCCTCAACGGTAGCAAGCAGGTCATCGCTACTGCCAAGTCACTGACGACCAAGCACGACCTATCGATCGGTCTCGCCGGCGCGATCAAAGCGGTAATCGAAAAATTGCCGGCGCCGTTATCGTCGGCCGACATCAGCCTAGTCTCGGTGTCGACCACATTGGCAACCAATGCCGTGGTCGAGAACCAGCGCGGTCCGATTTGTGCCATCTTGATCGGCTACGATGAGCAGATGCTGTCGCGCGCCGGGCTGCGCGAGGCGTTGATCAATAGCCCGACCGCTTTGATCGCCGGCGGTCATCGCGCCAGCGGTGAAGAGCTGGCGCCGCTCGATATCGAAGCGGCGACGGCGGTGGTGCTCAAGCACGCGGCGCGGGTCGACGCCTTCGCTGTCTCCAGCCTTTTTTCGGTGCGCAATCCGAGCCATGAAGTCCGCTTACGCCAACTGATTCGCGATCTCACGCACAAGCCGGTCACTTGTGGTCACGAGCTGACATCGCGGCTCGACGCGCCGCGGCGCGCGTTGACGACCGCGCTCAACGCGCAATTGACGCCGCAGATTCGGCATTTGATCGAAGCGGTGCAAGCAGTACTGGCAATCGAGCGCATCCATGCGTCGCTGATGGTGGTGAAGGGCGATGGTTCGTTGATGGATGCCAAGGTCGCGTTGGAGTGTCCGGTCGAAACGATCTTGTCGGGACCGGCGGCCAGCGTCGTTGGCGCGAAATTTTTGACCGGCATAGAAGATTTTGTCGTGTCCGACATGGGCGGCACGACCACTGACATCGCCATCGTCCGTGACGGCAAGCCGGTGTTGAACGACGAGGGCGCACTGGTCGGTGGTTGGAACACGATGGTGCAGGCGGTCGACGTGCGCACGTATGGCCTCGGCGGCGACAGTGAAGTCGGCTTCAACGATCAGGCGCAGTTGACCATCGGCCCACGGCGAGTCGTGCCGTTGAGTTTATTGGCGAAGACGACGCCGGCGATCCTCGATGTGTTGCGGGCGCAAGCGCTCGCGGAAATCCCGCCGTTACACCCGGCGCGGTTCGCATTTCGCCAAAGTGCTCGCACCGACGTGCATCTAAGCTCCAAAATCGAGCAAAAAGTTTGGGATGCGCTCGCGCCGGGACCGCAACCGTTAGCCGAGATCGCCCGCAGCGCCAGCGCGCTACGGGCACTGCGATCGCTGGTGAGTCAGGGCCTCGTCGCCGCGTCCGGCATCACGCCGAGTGATGCGATGCACGTGTTGGGCGAGCAACACAGCTGGGACGTGGAAGCAGCGCGACTGGGTGCGGCATTGTTGATTCGTGAGCGTCGCGGTTGGCTAGAGCAACTGAGCGATACCGATGTCCCAGAATTCTGTACCGAAATACGCGAAGCCGTCGTTCGTCAAACCGGACGGGTGGTGTTCGAGGCAGTGCTGGCGCATGATCCATGCATTCGTCGCGCCACCAGCGGCAGCTGGGGCCGGTTCGGCGACACGTTCATCGAAGATGTGGTCAGCGGCAAGATGTTCTCGCGGTTGGCGAATGTCACTTTCAGTCTGAATGCCTCGCTCATCGCCATCGGTGCGCCGGTGCGTAGTTACTATCCGCAAGTAGCGGAGCGCTTGCAGGCGCCGTTGGTGATTCCGGAGCATGCGGCCGTGACCAACGCCATCGGTGCTGTTGCCGGCGTCGTCATGCAGTCGGTCGAGATTTTGGTAACACAGCCGAAGCTCGAGCTGTTTCGCGTGCACGGACCCGAGGGTCCACAAGATTTTCCGGATGCCGACGCGGCGATTGCTCGAGCTGCCGAGATTGCACAAGTGCTGGCGCGCGATGCGGCGCTACGAGCAGGCGCGGTTATGCCCAAAGTCGATACAGTGGTGCAGAAGAAAGTGGCCAAGCAAACCAGCGGCAAAGATTTTTTGGCCGAGGCAACAGTACGGTCGACGGCGACCGGCCGGCCGTTGGCGGCCGACGTCGTTAATTAA
- a CDS encoding carbon-nitrogen hydrolase family protein: MNGFVAAAAQYPVSKPASWTEIEDTLSAWVAEAAARGAQLLVFPEYASMSLPALFAPDVQADLAAQLIELQQLRDDYLALHRRLAQTHQVYLLAGSFPWQVSPGRFHNRTWLCAPSGASDYQDKQIMTRFEREQWGIQSSDELRVFDTALGCIGVNICYDVEFPLFARAQAEAGAILILTPSCTDTVAGYFRVRVGAQARALENQCYVIQSPLVGSAAWSPAVDINVGAAGFYGPPERGFPDDGVIAQGPVNEAKWVYAGIEPERVDHARREGQVLNFKHWPEQKLPPRSTLTRIDLR, translated from the coding sequence ATGAACGGATTCGTCGCCGCCGCCGCGCAATATCCGGTCAGCAAACCGGCGTCGTGGACCGAAATCGAAGACACCTTATCGGCCTGGGTAGCGGAAGCGGCGGCGCGTGGCGCACAACTGCTCGTGTTTCCGGAATATGCGTCGATGTCGCTACCGGCGCTGTTCGCTCCTGATGTGCAAGCAGATCTCGCGGCACAACTGATCGAGCTGCAGCAATTACGCGACGATTATTTGGCGTTACACCGTCGACTGGCACAGACGCATCAGGTTTACCTGCTCGCCGGAAGTTTTCCATGGCAGGTATCGCCCGGACGTTTCCACAACCGTACATGGTTGTGCGCGCCGAGCGGCGCCAGCGATTATCAAGACAAACAAATCATGACGCGCTTCGAGCGCGAGCAATGGGGCATTCAGTCGAGCGACGAGTTGCGTGTGTTTGACACCGCGCTCGGCTGTATCGGCGTGAATATCTGTTACGACGTCGAGTTTCCGCTGTTTGCGCGTGCACAAGCCGAGGCTGGCGCAATTTTAATTTTGACGCCGAGCTGCACCGACACGGTCGCCGGTTACTTTCGTGTCCGCGTTGGCGCGCAAGCACGCGCCTTGGAAAACCAGTGCTATGTCATCCAATCGCCGCTCGTGGGTTCGGCGGCGTGGTCGCCGGCAGTAGATATCAATGTCGGCGCCGCCGGTTTTTATGGTCCGCCGGAGCGTGGTTTTCCCGACGACGGTGTGATTGCGCAAGGTCCGGTCAACGAAGCCAAGTGGGTATATGCCGGTATCGAACCAGAGCGCGTGGACCATGCACGCCGCGAAGGACAAGTGTTGAACTTCAAGCATTGGCCCGAGCAAAAATTACCGCCGCGGTCGACGCTAACCCGAATCGATCTTCGGTAG
- a CDS encoding trimethylamine methyltransferase family protein — protein sequence MSAAKPFATVLADDGVVVIEQNAERLLATIGIDCSGSEQVEQLWRQQGARVEAGCIKVPAGLARAIIARSAPASFRQLARDHAYSIDFGQGSGVCAPASFTPFLLTPDGQRRYTTSADLAVLTQLVQASSGLRHAGTLCEVTDVATPVRHLQHLAIQFRYTGKPLLGPKPSVERYKDALMLATIVFEREMVGRCCLLNIINPDSPLRFDKGVIEALCYSAATGQATQVASWLVLGMMAPTTIAGALAQGFAEVLFGLATTQLVNPGAPVMGGIVGVPFSMKSMRPDCGKPTTWLVSLAAGQLFRRLGVPYRLDGGFTSAKCVDAQAAAESSFSLQLALDAGADFVLHAAGWMDNGLAVSQDKWHLDHAGLLHIRKSRGNWADDALLPHSEISQLNIKIDMALNDFVRARSEELLALEHDKY from the coding sequence GTGTCAGCGGCCAAACCCTTTGCCACGGTACTTGCCGACGATGGCGTCGTCGTCATCGAACAAAATGCCGAGCGGCTTTTAGCAACGATCGGCATCGACTGTTCCGGCAGTGAGCAAGTCGAACAACTGTGGCGCCAGCAGGGCGCACGTGTCGAAGCAGGCTGTATCAAAGTTCCTGCCGGCTTAGCGCGTGCGATCATCGCGCGCTCGGCGCCGGCATCGTTTCGGCAACTCGCGCGCGACCACGCGTATTCAATCGATTTTGGCCAGGGCAGCGGTGTCTGCGCGCCGGCGTCGTTTACGCCTTTCCTACTTACCCCGGACGGTCAGCGGCGTTATACGACCAGCGCCGATCTCGCGGTGCTGACACAACTCGTGCAAGCATCGAGCGGACTGCGTCACGCCGGTACGTTGTGCGAGGTTACCGACGTGGCGACGCCGGTGCGGCACTTGCAACATCTCGCCATCCAATTCCGCTATACCGGTAAACCTCTCTTAGGACCGAAGCCGTCGGTCGAACGCTATAAAGATGCATTGATGCTGGCGACGATCGTGTTTGAACGAGAGATGGTGGGTCGCTGCTGCTTACTTAATATCATCAACCCCGATTCGCCGTTGCGTTTCGACAAAGGCGTGATCGAGGCGCTGTGTTATTCGGCAGCGACCGGGCAGGCGACCCAGGTTGCGTCATGGCTGGTGCTTGGCATGATGGCGCCGACGACGATTGCCGGTGCACTAGCGCAAGGATTCGCCGAGGTCCTATTCGGTTTAGCGACGACACAGTTGGTGAATCCCGGGGCACCGGTCATGGGGGGAATTGTCGGTGTTCCGTTCTCGATGAAATCCATGCGGCCGGATTGTGGCAAGCCGACCACCTGGCTGGTAAGTCTGGCGGCAGGGCAGCTGTTCCGCCGGCTGGGCGTGCCATACCGGCTCGATGGCGGATTCACCTCGGCGAAATGCGTCGACGCGCAAGCGGCCGCCGAATCGAGCTTTTCCTTGCAATTGGCTCTAGACGCGGGCGCAGACTTTGTATTACATGCCGCCGGCTGGATGGATAACGGGCTCGCCGTCAGCCAAGATAAATGGCACTTGGATCACGCCGGCTTGCTTCATATAAGGAAGTCGCGTGGCAACTGGGCCGATGACGCGCTGTTGCCGCATTCGGAAATTTCGCAACTCAATATAAAGATAGATATGGCACTCAACGATTTCGTGCGGGCCCGCTCGGAAGAATTGCTGGCTCTGGAACATGACAAGTACTAA
- a CDS encoding phosphatase PAP2 family protein gives MERPRIVIYRRWLSLFCLLLAAPSARSDEITLPDLAGASSIDLKTDDPSLSKRSFGQQLVHDTRYMLSAPARWDADDWKGFGVAAALVIGTGALMDKREGDGADDEESELDRLASNVERFGGEFSAITMAGFYAGAKLFDSPRAAAVAEDGLTASIIASVIITPLTKWTIGRVRPSDTADNTEFHPFGHNHSFPSGHTTQAFALASVIGAHYDSPWVDTAAYTTATLVGYARHQHNAHWPSDIVAGALIGFAVGQTVVRLNDENRGAHLSLQASADGPMLAWVIPFH, from the coding sequence ATGGAACGTCCTCGCATTGTCATTTACCGTCGCTGGTTATCATTGTTTTGTTTGTTGCTGGCGGCGCCGTCGGCGCGAAGCGATGAAATCACCCTGCCCGATCTCGCCGGTGCATCTTCCATCGACTTGAAGACGGATGATCCAAGCCTATCCAAACGTTCGTTCGGCCAACAATTGGTCCATGACACGCGCTATATGCTCAGCGCTCCGGCTCGATGGGACGCCGACGATTGGAAAGGATTCGGCGTTGCCGCAGCATTGGTGATCGGCACCGGCGCACTGATGGATAAACGCGAAGGCGATGGCGCCGATGACGAGGAAAGCGAATTGGATAGGCTCGCGTCGAATGTCGAACGTTTTGGCGGCGAGTTTTCAGCCATCACCATGGCTGGCTTTTATGCCGGCGCCAAATTATTCGATTCGCCGCGCGCTGCTGCTGTCGCCGAAGACGGTCTTACCGCCAGCATTATCGCCTCCGTCATCATCACACCATTAACCAAATGGACGATAGGACGCGTACGCCCGAGCGATACCGCGGACAACACCGAGTTCCACCCGTTCGGCCACAACCATTCTTTTCCTTCCGGACACACGACCCAAGCATTCGCACTCGCTTCGGTCATCGGCGCGCACTACGACTCGCCCTGGGTCGATACCGCCGCCTACACGACCGCCACCTTGGTCGGCTACGCACGCCACCAACATAATGCCCACTGGCCGTCAGACATCGTCGCCGGCGCACTGATTGGATTCGCCGTCGGCCAAACGGTGGTACGACTGAATGACGAGAATCGCGGCGCACATCTCTCGCTGCAAGCATCAGCCGATGGACCGATGCTTGCGTGGGTCATCCCGTTTCATTGA
- a CDS encoding HPP family protein — protein sequence MPIPFSKLSGGGSLPEREPLPGIAMAWIGGLLAIAAVALATDTLGMPMVLGSFGASCVLVFGFPKSPFSQPRNVIAGHFLSSLIGLLFFTAFGAVWWSMALALACAIAAMQLTRTVHPPAGSNPVIVMLTHPSWAFLVTPTLLGVLLILLVALVINNIGKARRYPVYWLG from the coding sequence ATGCCAATTCCATTCAGCAAACTCAGCGGTGGCGGTTCACTTCCGGAGCGCGAGCCGTTGCCCGGCATCGCCATGGCCTGGATCGGCGGCTTACTGGCCATCGCCGCTGTCGCGCTGGCGACAGATACGCTCGGTATGCCGATGGTGCTCGGTTCGTTCGGCGCCAGTTGCGTATTGGTGTTCGGTTTTCCCAAGTCACCGTTTTCGCAACCGCGTAATGTCATCGCCGGCCACTTCTTATCGTCGCTAATTGGCCTGTTGTTTTTCACCGCATTCGGTGCCGTTTGGTGGAGCATGGCGTTGGCGCTTGCTTGTGCCATCGCCGCCATGCAGTTGACGCGCACGGTCCATCCGCCGGCGGGCTCCAATCCGGTTATCGTCATGCTGACGCATCCGAGCTGGGCGTTCCTGGTCACACCCACACTATTGGGAGTGCTCTTGATCTTGCTGGTCGCGCTCGTGATCAACAACATCGGCAAGGCGCGGCGCTACCCCGTCTACTGGCTGGGCTAA
- a CDS encoding GNAT family N-acetyltransferase — protein MADLRLESLRGAAIAQQLDTLAELRITVFRDWPYLYDGTREYEKKYLDVYLRCPRSLAVLVWDGNHCIGATTVLPLADAGAESQQPFIDHGHDISRINYFGESVLLKPYRGRGLGVRFFELREAHAREHNLSICAFCSVERPMNHPAKPVDYVPNDAFWTRRGYHKVADMVTTYSWPDIGETESTAKPMTFWRRDLSATA, from the coding sequence ATGGCGGACTTACGGCTGGAGTCGTTACGGGGTGCAGCGATCGCACAACAGCTCGACACACTGGCCGAGTTGCGCATCACTGTCTTTCGCGATTGGCCGTATTTGTACGACGGTACACGCGAGTACGAAAAAAAATATCTCGATGTGTATTTGCGCTGCCCGCGCAGCTTGGCGGTGTTGGTGTGGGATGGCAATCACTGTATCGGCGCGACTACCGTGTTGCCGTTAGCGGACGCGGGCGCTGAGTCGCAACAACCGTTTATCGATCACGGCCACGATATTTCACGCATCAATTATTTCGGTGAGTCGGTACTGCTGAAACCTTATCGCGGTCGTGGCTTAGGTGTGCGCTTTTTCGAACTGCGCGAAGCGCATGCGCGCGAACACAACTTGTCGATTTGTGCTTTCTGCTCAGTCGAGCGCCCGATGAATCATCCGGCGAAACCGGTCGACTATGTGCCGAACGATGCCTTCTGGACGCGCCGCGGATATCACAAGGTAGCGGACATGGTGACGACCTACTCTTGGCCCGATATCGGTGAAACCGAATCTACCGCCAAGCCGATGACGTTTTGGCGGCGCGACTTGAGCGCGACCGCATGA
- a CDS encoding MFS transporter, with amino-acid sequence MFQKMHWIVVTALMTIFVMVAFGFGHFLLSALAPEMIEQGALSYRGLGWASSAFQLGLIIFSLAVPLIEGRLNLSRLVSSSIILFGLLLIGLFFVRSEMLIVLLMFALGSLAAISWAPMANLLKEFIPATYFARAMGIASGGAAYAIVLVGTVMPIVNDKLDWSFNWLIFGAIAVALGVIGWIVVPKSQCSHHAAAALDVTSSTRSIAPSLTLLYLLMFLSGGSLTIFPTYLSVYARHEVGLNADTVGVLLSVIGAAGMFSGYVIGHIAERFTTRIGLTIGHLVAGVAMVVSVVWPIKEVLLLTTAIFGLAMFGTQAAFYAHMAAVVPRARLLSVSSIGNVSLFLGIMTFSFLSGYWKTYFGSYTWLLAIAGLLAVVIAMVTALRFGTGESIKVAYVRRGNAAVV; translated from the coding sequence ATGTTTCAGAAGATGCATTGGATCGTCGTGACCGCGCTCATGACGATCTTCGTTATGGTCGCGTTTGGATTCGGTCACTTTCTATTGTCGGCATTGGCGCCCGAGATGATCGAGCAGGGCGCGTTGTCCTATCGCGGTCTTGGCTGGGCCTCCAGTGCGTTTCAGCTCGGCCTCATTATTTTCTCGTTGGCGGTGCCGCTGATCGAAGGCCGGCTCAATCTCAGCCGCTTAGTATCGAGCTCGATTATTTTGTTCGGGCTGTTGCTGATCGGGCTGTTCTTCGTGCGCTCGGAAATGCTGATCGTTTTATTGATGTTCGCGCTCGGCTCGTTAGCGGCGATCAGCTGGGCGCCGATGGCGAATTTACTAAAAGAATTTATTCCAGCGACTTATTTTGCGCGGGCGATGGGCATTGCCTCGGGTGGCGCTGCTTACGCCATCGTTTTGGTCGGTACCGTAATGCCGATCGTTAACGACAAGCTCGACTGGAGCTTTAACTGGCTGATCTTCGGCGCCATCGCCGTTGCCTTGGGTGTGATTGGCTGGATCGTCGTTCCCAAGTCGCAATGCAGCCACCACGCGGCCGCGGCGCTTGACGTGACGTCGTCGACGCGGTCGATCGCGCCGTCATTGACGCTGCTTTATCTATTGATGTTTCTCTCGGGTGGCAGCCTGACGATATTTCCCACTTATTTGTCGGTCTACGCACGGCATGAGGTCGGACTGAACGCCGACACGGTTGGCGTACTTCTCAGCGTCATTGGTGCTGCTGGCATGTTCAGCGGTTACGTGATCGGTCATATCGCTGAACGTTTCACGACTCGTATCGGCCTCACCATCGGTCATTTGGTCGCCGGCGTGGCGATGGTCGTGTCGGTGGTATGGCCGATTAAGGAAGTATTGTTGCTGACGACTGCTATTTTCGGTTTGGCGATGTTCGGCACGCAGGCGGCATTTTATGCGCATATGGCGGCGGTCGTGCCGCGGGCGCGATTGTTGTCGGTATCGTCGATCGGTAATGTCAGCTTGTTCCTGGGCATCATGACCTTCAGCTTCTTGAGCGGTTATTGGAAGACCTATTTCGGTAGCTATACCTGGCTGTTGGCGATCGCCGGTCTCTTAGCCGTCGTTATCGCTATGGTCACCGCGTTACGGTTCGGTACCGGCGAGTCGATTAAAGTGGCTTACGTTCGACGCGGTAACGCGGCAGTCGTATAA
- a CDS encoding LysR family transcriptional regulator produces the protein MKLRYPPLNELKTFHAVAQAGRFSKAAALLSVTESAVSHQIRRLEQRLGVRLFEKNGREMHLSAAGAKYFQAVRLALETLSEATEELAGTPARGRATLTLPTSLAAFWLIPRLSDLHQQHPDLSLQLITTNRLCDFDRENIDLGIRYGYGDWSGYDITKLMPEVLLPVAAESYLKKWRDAPMAKVLAEAKIIVNTYDTNEWKDWCEAHGLPVPPEQRTVTFEGSELVLQAAMEGVGIAMGRQPLVDRLIRSGKLMAPFINVSIESAAYYLIHRKGTMLSGSALKVADWLKEQAIGHTSK, from the coding sequence ATGAAATTGCGTTATCCGCCGCTAAACGAGCTTAAAACGTTCCATGCGGTCGCTCAGGCGGGGCGGTTTTCGAAGGCGGCGGCGCTGTTGTCGGTTACCGAATCGGCGGTCAGCCATCAGATTCGGCGCCTGGAACAACGCCTCGGCGTGCGGCTGTTCGAGAAAAACGGCCGAGAGATGCATCTATCGGCTGCCGGCGCTAAATATTTTCAGGCGGTCCGACTCGCGCTCGAAACGCTGTCGGAGGCGACGGAAGAATTGGCCGGCACACCGGCGCGCGGACGGGCGACGCTGACATTGCCGACGTCGCTCGCCGCCTTCTGGTTGATCCCGCGGCTGAGCGATTTGCACCAGCAACACCCTGACCTCAGCTTGCAGCTGATTACCACCAATCGCCTGTGCGACTTCGATCGTGAGAACATCGACCTCGGCATTCGCTACGGCTATGGCGATTGGTCGGGTTACGACATCACTAAGCTGATGCCGGAAGTGTTACTGCCGGTGGCGGCTGAATCGTATTTAAAAAAATGGCGCGACGCGCCGATGGCGAAGGTGCTGGCGGAAGCTAAGATCATCGTCAATACGTATGACACCAACGAATGGAAAGATTGGTGCGAGGCGCATGGATTGCCGGTACCGCCGGAACAACGGACCGTCACGTTCGAAGGCTCGGAGCTCGTGCTCCAAGCCGCCATGGAAGGCGTGGGCATCGCCATGGGTCGGCAACCACTGGTGGACCGGCTTATTCGATCCGGTAAACTGATGGCGCCGTTCATCAATGTTTCCATCGAAAGCGCCGCGTACTACCTCATCCACCGTAAAGGCACGATGCTGTCGGGGTCGGCGCTGAAAGTCGCCGATTGGCTGAAAGAACAGGCCATCGGTCACACCAGCAAATAA
- a CDS encoding YHS domain-containing protein, with amino-acid sequence MYAGLGAKGYDVVSYFNKGKPAVGSAEHESVYGGVTWRFVSEKNKEAFAANPEKYAPQYGGFCSWGVANGKLFDVDPVNGWSIVDGKLYLNFNGDLNKTFAGESTKFISQAEKNWPALNH; translated from the coding sequence ATGTACGCCGGCCTCGGCGCCAAGGGCTACGACGTCGTCTCGTACTTCAACAAAGGAAAACCGGCGGTGGGCTCAGCGGAACACGAGTCTGTCTACGGCGGCGTCACCTGGCGTTTCGTCAGCGAAAAAAATAAAGAGGCGTTCGCCGCCAATCCGGAAAAGTATGCGCCGCAGTACGGCGGATTCTGTTCCTGGGGGGTTGCCAACGGCAAACTGTTCGATGTCGATCCGGTAAACGGCTGGAGCATCGTCGACGGCAAGCTGTATCTCAATTTCAACGGCGATCTCAACAAGACATTTGCTGGCGAGTCGACTAAATTTATCTCCCAAGCCGAGAAGAACTGGCCGGCACTCAATCATTAG
- a CDS encoding AraC family transcriptional regulator — MSERPGNDAAPAIKRVLDDYLRAVSFQCQVYYRGQVCETWSLDTAGSGHVNFHAICHGECWFRLPGMDTPLRLQQGDVVVLPHDAPHLLASAPDITTGYGQISLPSPVAFDRQQSGTALICGYLMMDRSAHRLIFSMLPPYLIVRSQHSGAAQFRQLIDLLFIEAQADALAATAVLDRLADALMFYVIRYAVAGNATSAGLLAALRDKQICAALISMCEQPERAWTLEALAEQVFLSRSTFAERFHALLGQTPMDFLLDWRMQRARRWLEQDRLSVSEVAARCGYQSDAAFSKAFKRVLGVGPGELRRARPALKS; from the coding sequence ATGTCTGAACGTCCGGGTAACGATGCGGCGCCGGCGATCAAGCGCGTGCTCGACGATTACTTGCGCGCGGTGTCGTTCCAGTGCCAGGTATACTACCGCGGGCAGGTGTGCGAGACCTGGTCGCTCGATACCGCCGGCAGCGGCCACGTCAACTTTCATGCGATATGTCACGGCGAATGCTGGTTTCGCCTACCGGGTATGGATACGCCGTTGCGGCTGCAGCAAGGAGACGTCGTGGTGTTGCCGCACGACGCACCGCATTTATTGGCGTCGGCGCCCGATATAACGACGGGCTATGGCCAGATCTCGTTGCCGTCGCCGGTCGCGTTCGATCGTCAGCAGTCGGGGACGGCGCTCATTTGTGGTTATCTGATGATGGATCGTAGCGCCCATCGGCTTATCTTTTCGATGTTGCCGCCATATCTTATCGTTCGCAGCCAACACAGCGGGGCCGCCCAGTTTCGTCAGCTAATCGATTTGTTGTTCATCGAAGCGCAGGCCGACGCGCTGGCGGCAACCGCGGTGTTGGATCGGTTAGCCGATGCGCTGATGTTCTATGTGATTCGCTACGCCGTCGCCGGGAACGCGACTTCCGCCGGATTGTTGGCGGCGTTGCGCGACAAACAAATTTGCGCGGCGTTGATCAGCATGTGCGAGCAACCGGAGCGGGCGTGGACGTTGGAAGCGTTGGCGGAACAAGTGTTCCTATCGCGCTCGACGTTTGCCGAACGCTTTCATGCGTTGCTCGGACAGACGCCGATGGATTTTCTGCTCGATTGGCGCATGCAGCGGGCGCGGCGATGGTTGGAGCAAGACCGTCTGAGTGTGTCCGAAGTCGCCGCGCGTTGCGGCTATCAGTCCGATGCCGCCTTCAGTAAAGCCTTCAAGCGCGTGCTCGGCGTCGGTCCCGGCGAGTTGCGACGGGCCCGGCCGGCGCTCAAGTCCTGA